A genome region from Staphylococcus capitis subsp. capitis includes the following:
- a CDS encoding ABC transporter ATP-binding protein, protein MKISDITKKYKDNTVLDHLNFSFDSSHIVGLIGKNGVGKTTIMKIMNGNIVNFKGKVDFDQNQKIGYLIEHPKLYQDLSGLKNLKNFSNILGVKFDKDYANKIIKAFDMESYINKRVKKYSLGMKQKLAIAVSLINKPHYLILDEPTNGMDPDGSIDVLNTIKDITNEFNMRVLISSHKLEDIELICDRAVFLRDGKFVEDIDMKNTSSQEYTSISFNENDVEKAKHHLSSKSYDSIKKNGNILIIPKLDNYQNLLKDLANINIFPIKIEDKISTLRDTYFNINKGE, encoded by the coding sequence ATGAAAATATCAGATATTACTAAGAAGTACAAAGATAATACGGTATTAGATCATTTAAATTTTTCATTTGATTCTAGTCATATCGTTGGATTAATTGGGAAAAATGGAGTCGGAAAAACTACCATTATGAAAATTATGAACGGCAATATTGTGAACTTTAAAGGCAAAGTTGATTTTGACCAAAATCAAAAAATTGGTTATTTAATTGAACATCCTAAGTTATATCAAGACCTATCGGGATTAAAAAACTTAAAAAATTTTAGTAATATATTAGGTGTAAAGTTTGATAAAGACTATGCTAATAAAATTATAAAAGCATTTGATATGGAAAGTTATATTAACAAAAGAGTAAAAAAATATTCTTTAGGAATGAAACAAAAACTAGCAATCGCTGTGTCTTTAATAAACAAACCACATTACTTAATACTTGATGAGCCTACGAACGGTATGGATCCAGATGGTTCAATAGATGTATTGAATACTATTAAAGATATAACTAACGAATTCAATATGAGAGTACTAATATCTAGTCATAAATTAGAAGATATAGAACTCATATGTGATAGAGCTGTGTTTTTACGTGATGGAAAGTTTGTTGAAGACATTGATATGAAAAATACATCATCACAAGAGTATACATCTATCTCATTTAATGAAAATGATGTGGAAAAAGCGAAACATCATTTAAGTTCGAAATCATATGATTCGATCAAGAAAAATGGAAACATTTTGATAATTCCAAAGCTCGATAATTATCAAAATTTACTAAAAGATTTAGCTAATATTAATATATTTCCAATTAAAATTGAAGATAAAATAAGTACACTTAGGGATACTTACTTTAATATTAATAAAGGAGAATAA